In the uncultured Trichococcus sp. genome, one interval contains:
- a CDS encoding glycosyltransferase → MKKVSVVIPSYNHAEYIEACLDSIYFQDHPDIEMIIVDDNSSDGSAEVIADWIAGIEADEVSFASRYDAGTDEI, encoded by the coding sequence TGTTGTTATCCCGAGCTATAATCACGCGGAATATATCGAAGCCTGCCTGGATTCAATCTACTTCCAGGATCATCCGGACATCGAGATGATCATCGTCGACGACAATTCCAGCGACGGCTCCGCGGAAGTGATCGCCGACTGGATCGCCGGAATCGAAGCGGACGAGGTGTCCTTTGCATCGCGGTACGATGCCGGGACGGACGAGATCG